From Rhodococcus sp. B7740, one genomic window encodes:
- the pyrE gene encoding orotate phosphoribosyltransferase, with protein sequence MADSAANSDRQELADLVKELAVVHGKVTLSSGKEADYYVDLRRATLHHRAGALIGSLMRDLVADWDFVSVGGLTMGADPVAMSIMHAQGRPIDAFVVRKAAKAHGMQRQIEGPDIVGKRVLVVEDTTTTGNSPLTAVQALRDAGATVVGVATVVDRATGADEVIAAEGLEYRSLLGLADLGL encoded by the coding sequence ATGGCCGACAGTGCCGCGAATTCGGACCGGCAGGAACTGGCCGATTTGGTGAAAGAGCTTGCCGTCGTGCACGGGAAGGTCACGTTGTCGTCGGGCAAGGAAGCCGACTACTACGTCGATCTTCGTCGCGCGACTCTGCATCATCGGGCAGGCGCGCTGATCGGTTCGTTGATGCGTGATCTGGTTGCCGACTGGGATTTCGTGTCGGTCGGCGGTCTGACGATGGGTGCAGATCCGGTGGCGATGTCGATCATGCATGCGCAGGGGCGTCCGATCGATGCGTTCGTGGTGCGCAAGGCCGCGAAGGCGCACGGCATGCAGCGTCAAATCGAGGGTCCGGACATCGTCGGCAAACGTGTTCTGGTGGTGGAGGATACGACGACCACCGGAAATTCTCCGCTCACTGCCGTGCAGGCTCTGCGGGACGCGGGAGCGACGGTCGTCGGCGTGGCCACGGTGGTCGATCGGGCGACCGGGGCGGACGAGGTCATCGCCGCAGAGGGGCTCGAATATCGATCCCTCCTCGGCCTGGCGGACCTCGGCCTGTAG
- a CDS encoding class F sortase has protein sequence MQSQISVAAPASDVAPAQPDHIELRSSDGTTYLSSPIHPDPLYRGGDSGQVLNPVDELPAWWAESGMPGTSTEQTVVVAGHNYSKRDAPFKALRVVTPGDTVVLRTPSGTLQYAVESVGPLPKGSLLADNELRRSVPGRLILANCDVQGGEPTDDNFVVVAQLVR, from the coding sequence GTGCAGTCACAGATCTCGGTGGCCGCACCGGCGAGCGACGTCGCTCCCGCTCAGCCGGACCACATCGAACTCCGATCCTCGGACGGCACGACCTACCTGAGCAGCCCGATCCATCCCGACCCGCTCTACCGCGGCGGCGACAGTGGCCAGGTGCTGAACCCGGTCGACGAACTGCCCGCATGGTGGGCCGAGAGCGGAATGCCGGGAACCTCGACCGAACAAACGGTAGTGGTTGCCGGACATAACTATTCGAAGCGTGACGCCCCGTTCAAGGCGTTGCGGGTAGTCACGCCGGGCGACACCGTCGTGTTGCGCACCCCGAGCGGCACCTTGCAATACGCGGTCGAATCGGTCGGCCCTCTACCTAAGGGATCTCTGCTCGCGGACAACGAACTCCGACGCTCGGTACCGGGACGATTGATCCTCGCCAACTGCGACGTCCAGGGCGGCGAACCCACCGACGACAACTTCGTCGTCGTCGCGCAACTCGTTCGCTGA
- a CDS encoding MFS transporter, with the protein MTTSTSPDSLLKQPRAVWAVAFASVIAFMGIGLVDPILKPIGEQLDASPSQVSLLFTSYMLVTGFAMLITGVVSSRFGPKRTLLAGLAIIVVFAALAGTSGSVGEIIGFRAGWGLGNALFIATALSTIVGAASGGVARAIILYEAALGIGIATGPLVGGVLGGFSWRGPFFGVAALMAVAFILLIVMLPDTPKPAHTTSILDPFRALRHRGLLTVGITALLYNYGFFTLLAYTPFPLDMGTYSIGFIFFGWGLCLAIASVFVAPKLQRAFGTLNMMMLALLLFALDLAVMAMFTENKIVLIVGTVVAGLFLGVNNTLITETVMISAPVERSTASAAYSFVRFTGGAAAPYLAGKLGESNMHVPFWVGAACTALAIVVLATGRKVLAHVDDHEPAPHSIDEARAVTVGD; encoded by the coding sequence GTGACCACCAGCACCTCCCCCGACAGCCTGCTGAAGCAACCGCGAGCGGTGTGGGCCGTCGCGTTCGCCAGCGTCATCGCCTTCATGGGCATCGGCCTCGTCGATCCCATCCTCAAGCCCATCGGTGAACAACTCGATGCCTCGCCGTCTCAGGTGTCGTTGCTGTTCACCAGCTACATGCTCGTGACCGGATTCGCGATGCTGATCACCGGGGTCGTGTCGAGCCGCTTCGGACCCAAGCGCACCCTGCTGGCCGGACTGGCGATCATCGTCGTCTTCGCGGCACTGGCGGGTACGTCCGGATCGGTCGGTGAGATCATCGGTTTCCGCGCAGGCTGGGGACTGGGCAATGCTCTGTTCATCGCGACGGCGCTCTCGACCATCGTCGGTGCCGCATCGGGAGGTGTCGCTCGCGCGATCATCCTCTACGAGGCCGCTCTGGGTATCGGTATCGCCACCGGACCCCTCGTCGGTGGCGTTCTCGGCGGGTTCAGCTGGCGCGGACCGTTCTTCGGCGTTGCCGCACTGATGGCCGTCGCGTTCATCCTGCTCATCGTCATGCTGCCGGACACCCCGAAGCCCGCGCACACCACCTCGATCCTCGACCCGTTCCGCGCGCTTCGTCACCGCGGCCTGCTCACCGTCGGCATCACCGCGCTGCTCTACAACTATGGATTCTTCACCCTCCTCGCCTACACCCCGTTCCCGTTGGACATGGGCACGTACTCCATCGGCTTCATCTTCTTCGGCTGGGGCCTGTGCCTGGCGATCGCATCGGTGTTCGTGGCACCGAAACTGCAGCGGGCCTTCGGAACGCTGAACATGATGATGCTCGCGCTGCTGCTGTTCGCCCTCGACCTGGCGGTCATGGCGATGTTCACCGAGAACAAGATCGTCCTCATCGTGGGAACCGTCGTGGCCGGGCTGTTCCTCGGCGTCAACAACACGCTGATCACCGAGACCGTGATGATCTCGGCACCGGTCGAGCGCTCGACGGCGTCGGCGGCCTACAGCTTTGTTCGCTTCACCGGCGGGGCCGCGGCTCCTTACCTGGCCGGCAAATTGGGCGAGTCGAACATGCACGTCCCGTTCTGGGTGGGTGCCGCCTGCACCGCCCTCGCCATCGTGGTCCTGGCGACCGGCCGGAAGGTGCTCGCTCATGTCGACGACCACGAACCCGCACCTCACAGCATCGACGAGGCCCGGGCCGTGACGGTCGGCGACTGA
- a CDS encoding MarR family winged helix-turn-helix transcriptional regulator: MSHSDADIRDLLSQLVTSSSRFVRLAARFGSDEWPRAWMRALSLLEEYQPLRISTFAELDRCSQPSATALLAKLSKSGLVTRTADPDDSRAVLIEMTDDGHRWLAASRRHIVDGLVPYLSDRDPEQIQKLTDGLSELRSILEPVDRGMRGTSS; the protein is encoded by the coding sequence GTGAGTCACTCCGACGCAGACATCCGGGACCTCCTGTCGCAATTGGTCACCAGCTCGTCACGTTTCGTCCGATTGGCCGCACGGTTCGGCAGCGACGAATGGCCGAGAGCGTGGATGCGGGCGCTGTCGTTGCTCGAGGAATACCAGCCCCTGCGCATCAGCACGTTCGCCGAGTTGGACCGCTGCTCCCAACCGTCGGCGACGGCCTTGCTCGCCAAGCTGAGCAAGAGCGGCCTCGTCACCCGAACCGCCGATCCCGACGATTCCCGTGCCGTCCTCATCGAGATGACCGACGACGGCCACCGATGGCTCGCCGCGAGTCGACGCCACATCGTCGACGGACTGGTGCCGTACCTGTCCGACCGCGACCCGGAACAGATCCAGAAACTGACCGACGGACTGAGCGAGCTTCGCAGCATCCTCGAGCCCGTCGATCGCGGAATGAGAGGAACCTCTTCGTGA
- a CDS encoding Rv1733c family protein: protein MRRKLTGQDSSGRSAFAGHPNPLLRDCDVRQARIKHWVTALLILMVPVSLWIGAAAHTDQQQRLEDQKTSIHQVTATTTAAAESAPVASTEFGASGAAATAVDSRWVYRGVEHTGRVSVDTGSPVGTTTQIWVDDSGNPSMRPLTSSDVVAASIFNTIGSWVLVASILIGFHHLMRFRYDGHRDAEWDRDIAALLRQY, encoded by the coding sequence ATGCGCCGCAAACTCACCGGGCAGGACAGTTCGGGCCGCTCCGCGTTCGCAGGCCACCCCAACCCGTTGCTCCGCGACTGTGACGTTCGCCAGGCTCGCATCAAGCACTGGGTGACCGCACTGCTGATCCTCATGGTTCCGGTGTCGCTGTGGATCGGTGCCGCCGCCCACACCGATCAACAACAGCGACTCGAGGACCAGAAGACCTCGATTCACCAGGTCACCGCGACCACCACCGCCGCCGCCGAATCCGCACCCGTCGCATCGACCGAATTCGGCGCGTCCGGCGCAGCGGCGACCGCCGTCGACTCACGGTGGGTCTACCGAGGCGTCGAGCACACCGGACGCGTCAGCGTGGACACCGGATCACCCGTCGGTACCACCACGCAGATCTGGGTCGACGACAGCGGCAACCCGAGCATGCGACCACTGACCTCGTCGGACGTCGTGGCCGCGTCGATCTTCAACACCATCGGTAGCTGGGTGCTCGTGGCATCGATTCTCATCGGCTTCCATCACCTGATGCGCTTTCGCTACGACGGTCATCGGGACGCCGAGTGGGACCGCGACATCGCCGCTCTCCTCCGCCAGTACTGA
- a CDS encoding lysoplasmalogenase family protein produces MVVGRVRRARAAALIAGAVTVVGAWTGSIPLQRMAKPLIVPALASGLDPGRDRVLTAGLAAATIGDVLLIDPDDDSALEWGARAFAVMQGSYTYLLYRKGARPALIDAVPRYAGWAAAATLLARRQPAVASTLIAYGAVLATTSTLSARSVSRGGDRRLMIGGALFTASDALIVFRRLFLTEDRQRRTAEAIVLSTYVAAQVLLVEALASG; encoded by the coding sequence ATGGTTGTCGGTCGGGTTCGGCGGGCTCGGGCGGCCGCGCTGATAGCAGGTGCGGTGACCGTGGTCGGTGCCTGGACGGGGTCGATACCGTTGCAGCGCATGGCCAAGCCTCTGATAGTCCCGGCCCTGGCGAGCGGCCTCGATCCGGGCCGAGATCGGGTGCTCACGGCTGGTCTCGCGGCCGCAACGATCGGCGACGTTCTGCTGATCGACCCGGACGACGACTCCGCTCTGGAATGGGGTGCGCGTGCGTTCGCCGTGATGCAGGGCAGTTATACGTATCTGCTGTACCGCAAGGGTGCGCGTCCGGCACTGATCGACGCCGTTCCGCGGTACGCCGGATGGGCGGCCGCGGCGACGCTACTGGCCAGGCGACAGCCCGCGGTGGCGTCGACCCTGATCGCGTACGGTGCGGTGCTCGCGACCACGTCGACCCTGTCTGCTCGTTCTGTCTCCCGCGGCGGCGATCGACGGCTGATGATCGGCGGTGCCTTGTTCACTGCATCCGACGCACTGATCGTCTTCCGCCGACTGTTCCTGACCGAGGATCGTCAGCGGCGGACCGCGGAGGCCATAGTCCTGTCGACCTACGTCGCGGCGCAGGTCCTACTCGTCGAAGCCCTCGCTTCGGGGTAG
- a CDS encoding SDR family oxidoreductase, with translation MTRPTVFISGAAAGIGRATALKFAANGYLVGAYDIDETGLASLGKEAASLSGRVVTGILDVTNSDQWETRLKEFVTEGDGRLDILINNAGILAAGAFEDMPLSVHRRQIDINFNGVIYGTLAAFPYLKDTAGAQVVNLCSASAIYGQPELVTYGATKFAVRGVTEALDLEWSKYDISVKAMWPLFVQTAMTQGVSTGTTSSLGIKLTVKDVSDAIFDATRPVKRRLHKVHFPVGLPSKALSLGSRFSPAWLTREVNRRLSHT, from the coding sequence GTGACTCGACCAACTGTCTTCATCTCAGGCGCAGCTGCCGGTATCGGCCGCGCGACGGCTCTCAAGTTCGCGGCCAACGGCTACCTCGTCGGTGCATACGACATCGACGAGACCGGCTTGGCATCGCTCGGCAAGGAAGCTGCCTCGCTCAGCGGCCGCGTCGTCACCGGCATCTTGGATGTAACCAACTCCGACCAGTGGGAAACCCGACTGAAGGAGTTCGTCACCGAGGGTGACGGTCGACTGGACATTCTGATCAACAACGCCGGAATTCTCGCCGCGGGTGCCTTCGAGGACATGCCGCTGTCGGTGCATCGCCGTCAGATCGACATCAACTTCAACGGGGTCATCTATGGCACGCTCGCGGCATTTCCGTACCTCAAGGACACCGCAGGCGCGCAGGTCGTCAACCTGTGTTCCGCGTCGGCCATCTACGGTCAGCCGGAGTTGGTGACCTACGGCGCGACCAAGTTCGCGGTGCGCGGCGTCACCGAGGCGTTGGATCTCGAGTGGAGCAAGTACGACATCTCGGTCAAGGCCATGTGGCCGCTGTTCGTCCAAACGGCGATGACGCAGGGCGTGTCGACGGGCACCACGAGCTCGTTGGGTATCAAGCTCACCGTCAAGGACGTGTCCGACGCGATCTTCGACGCGACTCGTCCGGTGAAGCGTCGGTTGCACAAGGTGCATTTCCCGGTCGGCCTGCCGTCCAAGGCACTCTCGCTCGGCTCGCGCTTCTCGCCCGCATGGCTCACTCGCGAGGTCAACCGGCGTCTGAGCCACACCTAG
- a CDS encoding DUF6636 domain-containing protein has translation MGWARAWLVGIGACTALVLAGCSSESAAQPPPPASTTTPVPTTTQTTTTPAPVTTTEAPLPPPPPPVEPPPTAEPQTTYAAIGGAYYFSSPDGLFQCGIVPLSSRVEAGCQGTTTPVPPRPDDCMINWGNGIRVTNDGPAAFMCSGGVVYTSGGETIDPPLAVGASISENGFTCTSAENGISCVDDATGHGFRIAPDSNEVY, from the coding sequence ATGGGTTGGGCACGAGCCTGGTTGGTGGGAATCGGAGCCTGTACGGCGCTCGTTCTCGCCGGCTGCAGCAGTGAGTCCGCTGCCCAGCCTCCGCCGCCTGCGTCGACCACGACTCCGGTGCCGACGACGACGCAGACCACCACCACTCCTGCGCCCGTGACGACCACGGAAGCGCCACTGCCGCCGCCCCCGCCTCCGGTGGAGCCGCCGCCCACCGCGGAACCGCAGACGACGTACGCCGCCATCGGCGGTGCGTACTATTTCAGTTCCCCCGACGGTCTGTTCCAGTGCGGGATCGTGCCGCTCTCCAGTCGTGTCGAGGCCGGGTGTCAGGGCACCACCACCCCGGTGCCGCCGCGGCCCGACGACTGCATGATCAACTGGGGCAACGGTATTCGTGTCACCAACGATGGCCCGGCGGCGTTCATGTGTTCCGGCGGTGTGGTCTACACCTCGGGCGGCGAGACGATCGATCCACCGCTGGCTGTCGGAGCGAGCATCTCCGAGAACGGATTCACCTGCACGTCCGCCGAGAACGGCATCTCGTGCGTCGACGACGCAACCGGACACGGCTTCCGCATCGCACCGGACAGCAACGAAGTCTATTGA
- a CDS encoding TrmH family RNA methyltransferase, which produces MSENTIGNESSSDDAGPTEWGENPNGVGPWFDTHTEPPPDDPRLDPDLLAGGDRRNVVDAYRYWRREAIVADIDTRRHSLHVAIENFTNDANIGTVVRTANAFAAQAVHIVGRRRWNRRGAMVTDRYQHIHHHDSVEALMAFAAEQGLVVVAVDNTPGSVPIETAELPRHCLLLFGQEGPGVTDSARESASMTVSIAQFGSTRSINAGVAAGIAMHSWIRRHADLDAAW; this is translated from the coding sequence TTGAGCGAGAACACGATCGGCAACGAATCGTCGTCGGACGATGCCGGCCCCACCGAGTGGGGTGAGAACCCGAACGGCGTCGGACCGTGGTTCGACACGCACACCGAACCGCCACCCGACGATCCGCGATTGGACCCGGACCTGCTCGCGGGCGGAGATCGCCGCAACGTGGTCGACGCCTACCGCTACTGGCGACGCGAGGCGATCGTCGCCGACATCGACACCCGACGGCATTCGCTGCACGTCGCCATCGAGAACTTCACCAACGACGCGAACATCGGCACGGTGGTGCGCACCGCGAACGCCTTCGCCGCGCAGGCGGTCCACATCGTCGGACGTCGTCGGTGGAACCGTCGCGGTGCCATGGTCACCGACCGCTACCAGCACATCCATCACCACGACTCGGTGGAGGCGCTGATGGCGTTCGCAGCCGAGCAGGGCCTCGTGGTCGTGGCCGTCGACAACACCCCTGGGTCGGTACCGATCGAGACCGCGGAGTTGCCGCGTCACTGTCTGCTGCTCTTCGGTCAGGAGGGACCGGGTGTCACCGACAGTGCCCGCGAATCGGCTTCGATGACGGTATCGATCGCGCAATTCGGTTCCACGCGCAGCATCAATGCAGGTGTTGCCGCCGGGATTGCCATGCACTCGTGGATTCGGCGGCACGCGGATCTCGATGCAGCGTGGTGA
- a CDS encoding glycoside hydrolase family 76 protein produces the protein MQELWSQRADAAEGAVVARHMRRLWGLPGTALGVVAWPPARSERMFLRWHYWWQAHLLDCAVDAADRDLTAKRRRRLNKITRAHRTRNVSGWTNNYYDDMAWLGLALERAQRQHFVGNRGGIQQIEMELFDAWAPAEGGGIPWRKKSDFYNAPANGPAAILLARTGRLWRAQEMADWMDRTLKDPRTGLVLDGMHSTRALVDAGKTGEMERAVYSYCQGVTLGLETELAVRLGEPRHAERVHALVDAVDNHLTRNLVVTGGGGGDGGLFNPILARYLAMVAVELPGDSDADDRARELAAAIVLNSAESAWENRLEVEDNPLFGADWTREARFPGQGLHIATFTEGTVRPSDVPERDFSVQLGGWMLMEAAYRVSAAGF, from the coding sequence ATGCAGGAGTTGTGGTCGCAGCGTGCGGACGCTGCGGAGGGGGCCGTCGTCGCGCGGCACATGCGTCGGCTGTGGGGGCTGCCGGGCACGGCGTTGGGAGTCGTCGCCTGGCCACCGGCGCGTTCGGAACGGATGTTCCTGCGTTGGCACTACTGGTGGCAGGCCCACCTGCTCGATTGCGCGGTCGACGCCGCCGATCGCGATCTCACCGCCAAGCGCCGTCGGCGATTGAACAAGATCACCCGAGCGCACCGAACCCGCAACGTCAGCGGGTGGACCAACAACTACTACGACGACATGGCGTGGCTCGGGTTGGCACTCGAACGCGCGCAGCGGCAGCATTTCGTCGGCAATCGCGGTGGCATCCAGCAGATCGAGATGGAATTGTTCGACGCCTGGGCTCCGGCCGAGGGCGGCGGCATTCCGTGGCGCAAGAAGTCGGACTTCTACAACGCACCCGCCAACGGCCCGGCCGCGATCCTGCTGGCCCGCACCGGTCGGCTGTGGCGTGCCCAGGAGATGGCCGATTGGATGGACCGCACCCTCAAGGACCCGCGTACGGGGCTCGTTCTGGACGGAATGCATTCCACTCGTGCACTCGTCGACGCCGGAAAAACCGGCGAGATGGAGCGCGCCGTGTACAGCTACTGCCAGGGCGTCACGTTGGGCCTCGAGACCGAACTCGCTGTCCGACTCGGAGAACCCCGGCACGCCGAGCGAGTCCATGCCCTGGTCGACGCCGTCGACAACCACCTGACCCGCAACCTCGTCGTCACCGGCGGCGGTGGGGGAGACGGCGGCCTGTTCAACCCGATCCTCGCGCGCTACCTGGCGATGGTCGCGGTGGAGCTACCCGGAGACTCGGACGCCGACGACCGGGCACGCGAACTCGCTGCGGCGATCGTGCTGAACTCGGCCGAGTCGGCGTGGGAGAACCGTCTCGAAGTGGAAGACAATCCACTGTTCGGAGCCGACTGGACCCGCGAAGCCCGCTTCCCGGGGCAAGGCCTGCACATCGCCACCTTCACCGAGGGCACGGTCCGACCGTCCGATGTGCCCGAACGGGATTTCTCGGTGCAGCTCGGCGGCTGGATGCTGATGGAAGCGGCCTACCGAGTCTCGGCTGCGGGTTTCTAG
- a CDS encoding DedA family protein, whose translation MSSITTALSTESVQAAGSFGPLETAGPLVVWIVVMTFVFIECAVIIGLFLPGDSMLITAGIVMATHASGTGHIWALSLGAMVAAIAGNQVGYSIGHRTGSTLVARKNGKYLNTKNLHKVNLLLEKHGFWAVLVARWIPWVRTLCPLVAGAAKMDHRKYTIASTLGAIIWAPVLLLIGFYFGSFIEGIPWLMPAVLIGMVVLLVVGTGLGIWQYRKEMARPEETIEVEEVVE comes from the coding sequence ATGTCGTCGATTACCACTGCGCTGTCGACCGAGTCCGTCCAGGCCGCCGGCAGTTTCGGTCCGTTGGAGACAGCGGGCCCACTCGTCGTGTGGATCGTCGTGATGACCTTCGTGTTCATCGAATGCGCAGTGATCATCGGGTTGTTCCTGCCCGGAGACTCGATGTTGATCACGGCAGGAATCGTGATGGCGACCCACGCGTCGGGCACCGGTCACATCTGGGCGCTGTCGCTCGGTGCGATGGTCGCCGCCATCGCAGGCAACCAGGTGGGCTATTCGATCGGGCACCGCACCGGCTCGACTCTGGTGGCCCGCAAGAACGGCAAGTACCTCAACACCAAGAACCTGCACAAGGTCAATCTTCTGCTCGAGAAGCACGGTTTCTGGGCGGTGCTGGTCGCGCGGTGGATCCCCTGGGTCCGCACCCTGTGCCCGCTGGTCGCAGGTGCTGCGAAGATGGATCACCGCAAGTACACGATCGCCAGCACTCTCGGTGCCATCATCTGGGCTCCGGTGCTGCTGCTGATCGGGTTCTACTTCGGGTCGTTCATCGAGGGCATCCCCTGGCTGATGCCCGCCGTCCTCATCGGCATGGTGGTGCTGCTCGTCGTCGGAACCGGTCTCGGTATCTGGCAGTACCGCAAGGAAATGGCACGGCCCGAAGAGACCATCGAGGTCGAAGAGGTCGTCGAATAG
- a CDS encoding VTT domain-containing protein: MTTNLALLPGFLDPVNLLNSFGHWVLIGLLLVVFIESGLLFPLLPGDSLLFTAGLIAASKSTEIEPFASIWTLVVLIPIAAILGDQVGYLIGTKGGAALFKSNDSRFFKKKYIDESHLFFEKHGPITIILARFVPIVRTFAPVVAGASHMKYSLFLTYNVVGGVLWGAGVTVLGYLLGQIAFIREHVDIIFLIIVAVSVLPIVAEVGKRMIKARKTPLGEAADVIEADAPDTKS, encoded by the coding sequence ATGACGACGAACCTGGCCCTGTTGCCGGGCTTTCTCGACCCGGTGAACCTGCTCAACTCCTTCGGGCACTGGGTGTTGATCGGGCTGCTGCTGGTGGTCTTCATCGAGTCCGGGCTGCTGTTTCCGCTGCTCCCAGGTGATTCCCTCCTCTTCACGGCCGGGTTGATCGCCGCGTCGAAGTCCACCGAGATCGAGCCGTTCGCGTCCATCTGGACCCTCGTCGTTCTGATCCCGATCGCGGCCATCCTCGGCGACCAGGTCGGCTATCTCATCGGCACCAAGGGTGGCGCGGCCCTGTTCAAGAGCAACGATTCGCGATTCTTCAAGAAGAAGTACATCGACGAGTCGCACCTGTTCTTCGAGAAGCACGGCCCGATCACCATCATCCTGGCGCGCTTCGTACCGATCGTGCGTACGTTCGCACCGGTCGTCGCCGGTGCGTCGCACATGAAGTACTCGCTGTTCCTCACCTACAACGTCGTCGGCGGCGTCCTCTGGGGCGCGGGCGTGACGGTGCTGGGGTACCTGCTCGGGCAGATCGCGTTCATCCGCGAGCACGTCGACATCATCTTCCTGATCATCGTCGCCGTCTCCGTCCTTCCCATCGTCGCCGAGGTCGGCAAGCGCATGATCAAGGCCCGCAAGACCCCGCTCGGGGAGGCGGCCGACGTGATCGAGGCCGACGCCCCGGACACCAAGTCCTGA
- the fbaA gene encoding class II fructose-bisphosphate aldolase has protein sequence MPIATPEVYAEMLGRAKEHKFAFPAINCVGSESINAAIKGFADAGSDGIIQFSTGGAEFGSGLGIKDMVVGAVALAEFAHVIAAKYDVTIALHTDHCPKDKLDTYVRPLIAISQERVDAGKNPLFQSHMWDGSAIPIDENLEIAKDLLARAAAANIILEVEIGVVGGEEDGVEAEINDKLYTSNEDFLKTVEALGAGDAGSRYLLAATFGNVHGVYKPGNVKLKPSVLADGQRVASEKLGLASGSKPFDFVFHGGSGSAKSEIEEALEYGVVKMNVDTDTQYAFSRPIAGHFFSNYDGVLKVDGEVGNKKAYDPRSYLKKAEAGMTARVVEACNDLKSAGRSVSAG, from the coding sequence GTGCCTATCGCAACTCCCGAGGTCTACGCCGAGATGCTGGGCCGGGCGAAGGAACACAAGTTCGCCTTTCCGGCAATCAACTGTGTGGGTTCCGAGTCCATCAACGCCGCCATCAAGGGATTCGCCGACGCGGGTAGCGACGGCATCATCCAGTTCTCGACCGGCGGAGCCGAGTTCGGCTCCGGGCTCGGTATCAAGGACATGGTCGTCGGTGCCGTGGCGCTCGCCGAGTTCGCGCATGTGATCGCGGCCAAGTACGACGTCACCATCGCTCTGCACACCGACCACTGCCCCAAGGACAAGCTGGACACGTACGTTCGTCCGCTGATCGCGATCTCGCAGGAGCGCGTCGACGCAGGCAAGAACCCGCTGTTCCAGTCGCACATGTGGGACGGCTCGGCCATCCCGATCGACGAGAACCTCGAGATCGCCAAGGATCTGCTGGCCCGCGCTGCGGCTGCGAACATCATTCTCGAGGTCGAGATCGGTGTCGTCGGCGGCGAGGAAGACGGCGTCGAAGCCGAGATCAACGACAAGCTCTACACCTCGAACGAGGACTTCCTCAAGACGGTCGAGGCCCTGGGCGCAGGCGACGCGGGCTCGCGCTACCTGCTGGCGGCGACCTTCGGCAACGTGCACGGCGTGTACAAGCCGGGCAACGTCAAGCTCAAGCCGTCGGTGCTGGCAGACGGTCAGCGGGTCGCGTCGGAGAAGCTCGGTCTGGCATCGGGATCCAAGCCCTTCGATTTCGTCTTCCACGGTGGATCGGGTTCGGCGAAGAGCGAGATCGAAGAGGCACTCGAGTACGGCGTGGTGAAGATGAACGTCGACACCGACACCCAGTACGCGTTCAGCCGTCCCATCGCCGGACACTTCTTCTCCAACTACGACGGTGTGCTCAAGGTCGACGGCGAGGTCGGCAACAAGAAGGCCTACGACCCGCGCAGCTACCTCAAGAAGGCCGAGGCCGGGATGACGGCCCGTGTCGTCGAGGCCTGCAACGACCTCAAGTCCGCCGGTCGCAGCGTCAGCGCCGGCTGA
- a CDS encoding Rv0361 family membrane protein, whose translation MPDEKKKAPSEADAATEKIDLHKKKQVDEPADAATEKIATAPAEEPAAAESKPVAKPTAAPRRIPPRNPSENRTKDVAAEKKSPAAVPQPVGPRRIEPQKPGSKQVGPQRIGPDPTEHGTPSHKKWWAALVAAVVVIGAVAAGAYLLIDRPSVDDSPEARIRTTVESFTRALAVGDLATLRSTSCGDLATFYRDIPDAEFADVHRVSLEQGNIPTVDSIDAIQVGDDDTAIAQVIAHTDANPNDRSPRTFDLRLDGDQWKVCN comes from the coding sequence GAAGGCGCCCTCCGAGGCCGACGCAGCCACCGAGAAGATCGATCTCCACAAGAAGAAGCAGGTCGACGAGCCGGCCGACGCAGCCACCGAGAAGATCGCCACTGCTCCGGCCGAGGAACCGGCCGCAGCGGAATCGAAGCCCGTCGCAAAGCCGACCGCGGCCCCGCGTCGTATCCCACCCCGAAACCCGTCCGAAAATCGGACGAAAGATGTTGCGGCAGAGAAGAAATCACCTGCCGCCGTGCCGCAACCAGTCGGGCCGAGAAGGATCGAACCGCAGAAACCAGGGTCGAAGCAGGTCGGTCCCCAGCGCATCGGACCCGACCCGACGGAACACGGCACACCGAGTCACAAGAAGTGGTGGGCGGCGCTGGTGGCCGCAGTTGTCGTGATCGGGGCAGTGGCCGCCGGTGCATACCTGCTGATCGACCGCCCGAGCGTCGACGACTCCCCGGAGGCCCGGATCAGGACGACCGTCGAGTCGTTCACCAGAGCCTTGGCCGTCGGCGACCTCGCCACACTGCGCAGCACCTCGTGCGGTGACCTGGCGACGTTCTACCGAGACATCCCCGACGCGGAATTCGCCGACGTCCATCGCGTCTCGCTCGAGCAGGGCAACATCCCCACCGTCGACAGCATCGACGCCATCCAGGTCGGTGACGACGACACCGCGATCGCTCAGGTGATCGCGCACACCGACGCGAACCCGAACGATCGCTCCCCGCGCACCTTCGACCTGCGCCTCGACGGCGACCAGTGGAAGGTGTGCAACTGA